The Radiobacillus deserti genomic interval GCCTTTTTTGCAGAATTAGAGCTTCCGAATCTTCAAGAAAAAGAGAAGGATAATATAATCGTCACAAACTACGAGTTTCGAGATATTAGAAAGACAGGGCTAGTTGGGAATATTGATAAAAAAAGAACGATGCTTCAAGCGTACAAACGAAATGTACTAGAAGGAAAGAAAAGCTTTTACCCGATTTATCCTGAGGACATACGCTACAAAACATGGGATGATGTGGAGAAGCCAGAGTCGAAAGCCGTGGTGCTGGCTATGATGGACACTAGTGGCTCTATGGGATTATGGGAAAAGTATATGGCACGTAGCTTTTTCTTCTGGATGACTCGTTTTTTACGTACGAAATATGAAAAAGTCGATATCGAGTTTATTGCACACCATACAGAGGCAAAGGTTGTGGATGAGGAATCCTTTTTCACAAAAGGAGAAAGTGGTGGGACGATTTGTTCCTCCGCCTATCGAAAAGCGTTAGAGCTTATTCATGAAAAATACGCTCCTAGTCAATACAATATCTATCCCTTTCATTTCTCAGATGGAGATAATTTAACCTCAGATAATCCAAGGTGTTTTCCACTAATCGAAGAGCTAATCAAAAATTCAAGTATGTTTGGGTATGGAGAGGTGAACCAGTATAATCGACACTCCACACTTATGCAGGTGTATAAACAGCTGGACGATCCCAAATTAAAGCACTTCGTATTGAAACGAAAAGAAGATGTATTTCATGCGATGAAAGCATTTTTCCATAAGGAACAAGAAAAGGTGGCATATGTGTAAATAAGGAGCTTCTTAAATGAAGCTCCTTATTGACCAGGATTAACAACATGATGATTCAATACAGCAGATAGCATCTTCCTCACAACAATTCTTCGTGTCGTTAGCTTGGACTTCTTCAATCTGGATGTTACAGCATGAAGTCTCTTTTTGAGTAAATAAATGTTTTAAAATCGGCACGTTTATCACCTCCTTTACAGTGCATAGAATAGTAATCCCGATATCGTGGACATCATAAATACAGAACCTATAAATGCCAACATTAATTTTTTCTTGAAAATACTATTCAAAAGCGTTAGTTCCGGTAAGCTAGCACCAGCTGAACTTATCATTAATGCCATTACTGGACCAAGGGCCATCCCTTTTACAATCATAATTTGACTGATAGGAATCATGGTGGAAAGTCGAATGTATAGGGGAATTCCAACGATAGCAGCAATTGGTACAAGCCACCATTGACTTCCTCCTAGATAATTTGAAATCCATTCTGTGGGAATAGTGCCATGGATAATGGCACCAATCCCAGCCCCAATCATTAGAAAAGGATAAACAGTTTTCATAAGCTTTATTGTTTCCTTAAGAGCAGCTATGACATTAAATCGTTGCACGGATGGTTGATCCACTTTCATGATTACTTGCTTCACCTCTTGTTCAAACCCGAGTCTTTCAAGTGTTAGGCCAATTAAAACGCAAAGGATGGAAGTAGTTATTGTATAGACGATGGTTACTTTAAATCCAAATAAAGCTGCCATTAAGGTTAAAATAGTCGGATCTAATACGGGAGACGCAAACAAAAAAATCATAACAATTCCAAAACGTACCTTCTTATGTAGGAAAGAGACGACAATGGGTATGGTTGAGCATGAGCAAAATGGAGTAATAAAAGCAAAAAATAAAGTAAAGCTAGCACTGATTAACAGCGGACTATTACCCAACCGTTTCTCCAAGCGTTCATATGGTACTATTCCTTGGAGAAAAGAGACTAAAAAGGAAATTCCGAAAAATAAAACAGTTAATTCAATGGATATGTAAAGAAAGCTTTGCAGAACATCAAAAGTCATCATTCCCACCTCAATATTATTTGTAAAATACAAATATTATATATAGAAAGAGCAAGAGATTTCTTGCTCATAGCAAAGGTTTGCAGCAAACGGATGATTTCGCCATTGCTTGATTCAGTACTTGAATAGACTGTAGCACTGCGTTTTTTTCAAACTCTGACATGTGAGATAATACTTCATTTAGGTATTCTTTCATCTGTGTATCAATCGTGGTTGCTACATACTTTCCTTCTGTAGTTAAAGTTAGGATGTGTACACGCCGATCTTCTGGTAAGGGGGTTTTTTTTACAAGTCCCATCTTAACTAGGCTTTGAATTTGTCTACTAAATGTTGTGATATCCATACCAAGTATGTTCGAGATAGTTTGTACAGAAGGGGAATGGTTTTTATCAATCTCATACAAAATATGGCTTTGTACTAAGGAGACATCAGTGCCTCCAACTGAACAACAGTTTTTATTCAAAAAACCAAATCGTCTGGTCATGACATGAAATAGTTCTCGTATATCTTCCATAATATTCACCTCTAATTCAATTATATCATATTATTTGTAAAATGCAAGTATTAGTTCATATGTCGAGTTTCTAATTGTAGGATATAAGGAAATCGTTTTCCTTACTAGTTTCCTTATTTTTCTAAAAGTGTGTCTAATTATCTATTTTTATCGAATAATAGAGATGAATGAATAATAGAATTAGTTCTTACCTACTAGCCCTTGCACCTACTAATTACTTAAATATCTTGAATCCCATTGACGTTCCTATATGCCTGTGTAAATATATTAAAAAAGAAAGCGGTTTCCTTTTTTAGTTCCATTTAGGGAATGGAAAGGAGGTTTCAGTTGAATTTTTTGAAACCGCATACATTACTATTTGGAAGGAGAATTCGATGAAAAAAGCATCTTTTTTGTTTTTGCTAATTGTTTCTGTTTTTCTTTTAATACCTTCTAACTCCTTCGCTTTTTCTGGAGAACAACCGCTAGGAAAAGGGTCTTATTCCAAAACGCTGCCTCCAGGTGCGACAGATGTTCAAAGTAAAATCTATCGGACAAACAATTACCAAGGAAAAATGCCGACGAATGACTGGTGGAGTAACCTTGCATGGAATCAATACTCACAGCCTGCCTATCCTCATCCATTGGCGATTCAAAATCAAGAAGATGGATTTCGAATCTATAATCCTAGTAATAAAATAACTGCTAATTCTGCTTGTGTTTGTGGGTGGATCAATGATATTCATGACTTTACGGTTAAACACTCGAATGTAGCTAGCTTTCCTGAGGCGAATGTAAACGATTCGGATGATTGGTTTGTGAGCTCACTATTTAAAAGTGGGACAAACTCTATGGAAGTAACCTACGGTCATGGTTCTCCATATGTATATTTTCAGTTCCAAGGTGGCAATCCGGAGCTATCGTTCTATACCGCCCCGACGGTCTGGTATGGAAACGCCTCGAGTTCCGTATTAGGGGTCACGATTGCAGGAAGTCATTACGCATTGTTCGGACCAAGCGGAAGTACTTGGAGCGGAATAGGTTCGACTTCTCTTACGAATAACTTAGCAGGAAAGAATTATTTCTCTGTAGCAGCACTTCCAGATAACTCCCCAGAAACACTTCAAAAATTCAAACAATATGCCTATTCCTTTGTGACAGATACAAAAGTGGAATGGTCGTATAATGAACAAACAAGTAAAGTAAGCACAACGTATAGCTACACGACAACTGCGAAAGAAGGCTCTCAATCCGGAACAATCTTTGCGCTTTATCCTCATCAATGGCAAAAGACTTCTCATCCGTTATTGCCATACACGTACAATTCGGTGAGAGGAACGATGAAAACAGCAGAAGGTAGCTCTTTCACAACGTCGATGGACTTTACCGGGGTGCTACCGTCTCTTCCTAACAACGGCTCGTACGATATCAATAAATTAGCACAATATGTGAATGAAGCGGAAGCCGAAAATGATTCTCCATCTCCAGATACGTATTGGGTTGGAAAGCGATTAGGAAAGCTTGCTACGCTTGCTCCTATTGCAGAGCAGGTTGGGGATACAACGGCAGCGAATAAGTTCCGAAATGAAATTAAAAACCGCCTTGAAGACTGGTTTACAGCGAGTGATGATGCTGGGAACATCAATAGCTCTCAATTGTTCTATTACAATGAGAACTGGGGAACTGTAATTGGCTACCCGTCTAGCTATGGAACAGCAGAAGAGTTAAATGATCACCATTTCCACTATGGCTACTTTATTAAAGCAGCAGCAGAAATTGCTCGTGTAGACAAGCAATGGGCAAATGACTCTAATTGGGGTCAAATGGTGGAATTGTTGATTCGTGATATTGCTAACTGGGATCGTAACGATGATCAGTTTCCATTTTTACGGAACTTTGATCCATACGCTGGACACTCTTGGGCATCTGGACATGCTAATTTCGGAGACGGGAATAATAATGAATCCTCTTCGGAAGCAATGAATGCCTGGGCTGGGTTAATTTTATGGGGAGAAGCGACAAATGACGATACGATTCGT includes:
- the yhbH gene encoding sporulation protein YhbH, whose amino-acid sequence is MADDKSFVISEEDWSLHRKGFDDQKRHQDKVQDILQRKLPDLVSEENIIMSRGKDVVRIPIRSLDEYKIRYSQDKNKHAGQGDGDSQVGDVVAKDGRKKPGAGQGEKAGDQPGQDYYEAEVSFEELEEAFFAELELPNLQEKEKDNIIVTNYEFRDIRKTGLVGNIDKKRTMLQAYKRNVLEGKKSFYPIYPEDIRYKTWDDVEKPESKAVVLAMMDTSGSMGLWEKYMARSFFFWMTRFLRTKYEKVDIEFIAHHTEAKVVDEESFFTKGESGGTICSSAYRKALELIHEKYAPSQYNIYPFHFSDGDNLTSDNPRCFPLIEELIKNSSMFGYGEVNQYNRHSTLMQVYKQLDDPKLKHFVLKRKEDVFHAMKAFFHKEQEKVAYV
- a CDS encoding MarR family winged helix-turn-helix transcriptional regulator, which produces MEDIRELFHVMTRRFGFLNKNCCSVGGTDVSLVQSHILYEIDKNHSPSVQTISNILGMDITTFSRQIQSLVKMGLVKKTPLPEDRRVHILTLTTEGKYVATTIDTQMKEYLNEVLSHMSEFEKNAVLQSIQVLNQAMAKSSVCCKPLL
- a CDS encoding permease, whose product is MTFDVLQSFLYISIELTVLFFGISFLVSFLQGIVPYERLEKRLGNSPLLISASFTLFFAFITPFCSCSTIPIVVSFLHKKVRFGIVMIFLFASPVLDPTILTLMAALFGFKVTIVYTITTSILCVLIGLTLERLGFEQEVKQVIMKVDQPSVQRFNVIAALKETIKLMKTVYPFLMIGAGIGAIIHGTIPTEWISNYLGGSQWWLVPIAAIVGIPLYIRLSTMIPISQIMIVKGMALGPVMALMISSAGASLPELTLLNSIFKKKLMLAFIGSVFMMSTISGLLFYAL
- a CDS encoding glycosyl hydrolase; this translates as MKKASFLFLLIVSVFLLIPSNSFAFSGEQPLGKGSYSKTLPPGATDVQSKIYRTNNYQGKMPTNDWWSNLAWNQYSQPAYPHPLAIQNQEDGFRIYNPSNKITANSACVCGWINDIHDFTVKHSNVASFPEANVNDSDDWFVSSLFKSGTNSMEVTYGHGSPYVYFQFQGGNPELSFYTAPTVWYGNASSSVLGVTIAGSHYALFGPSGSTWSGIGSTSLTNNLAGKNYFSVAALPDNSPETLQKFKQYAYSFVTDTKVEWSYNEQTSKVSTTYSYTTTAKEGSQSGTIFALYPHQWQKTSHPLLPYTYNSVRGTMKTAEGSSFTTSMDFTGVLPSLPNNGSYDINKLAQYVNEAEAENDSPSPDTYWVGKRLGKLATLAPIAEQVGDTTAANKFRNEIKNRLEDWFTASDDAGNINSSQLFYYNENWGTVIGYPSSYGTAEELNDHHFHYGYFIKAAAEIARVDKQWANDSNWGQMVELLIRDIANWDRNDDQFPFLRNFDPYAGHSWASGHANFGDGNNNESSSEAMNAWAGLILWGEATNDDTIRDLGIYLYTTEMNAINNYWFDVKEENHHPDFTRSTASMIWGGKTVGDGVWWTANPEEVHGINWLPITGASLYLTHYPEYTETNYNALVSENGGTNFDVWKDLIYMYRAISDVNDAKNLVNSNINSLTAEAGNSKANMYHWIYNLDKMGNADPSITADYPIYAVFNKNGKKTYVVYNMTNQTKTVRFSDGHTVTVEPNRFNIDNGGNPDDGGSDDNPVSLPAQIEAENFTAMSGVQLETTTDSGGGQSVGYIDVGDWLDYSIDVPSTGTYKVEYRVASATSNGQVQFKSGSNTLATSTIPNTGGWQSWQTISTNVNLNQGEQTIRLQATGYEFNINWIRITPVNGSDEHTTKDYTAGVNTAGNNITIYFKPTTPSQYVDVHYTVNGSNQQNFRMTNNNGTWEQVVSGLNSGDRVEYWFTYEKSGPQYDSPHYTFTK